From a region of the Notolabrus celidotus isolate fNotCel1 chromosome 14, fNotCel1.pri, whole genome shotgun sequence genome:
- the foxn1 gene encoding LOW QUALITY PROTEIN: forkhead box protein N1 (The sequence of the model RefSeq protein was modified relative to this genomic sequence to represent the inferred CDS: inserted 1 base in 1 codon), whose protein sequence is MAESQESNTFSLSTTAADRRHSTDGTTMSGSGSTLGRGSVGSDHYHPYHRRLSDGAALTSDCLRQCSSTFSCLQDEFHPESCLHGSNDKAPTSWDQYNGSVQVSRLMSSYTELPAVGLAEPPCFLSQSYPSFTSSSPLQQVSSQLHPNSDQSNGTKYSLQSYSNQSHQESPSQSLFPKPIYSYSILIFMALRNSNTGSLPVSEIYSFMTEHFPYFKTAPDGWKNSVRHNLSLNKCFXEVENKNGNSSRKGCLWALNPAKVEKMQEELHKWRRKDPVTVRRSMAKPENLDRLLGERPEKFRSLPPYTSAALLSRGPPNYGISSLSCNPAQLQPPCLPVPQSQYANIQPQQTCYMPPGASHLSKSFTLYSPCGQPTATGNLNSTVAPKMPPVYNGAPQADYSTVPRSMQEFLLEGDASYDIDTLDPSLTDLQLQGNLWEELREESLVSDAHITTTTLSSTSSLQEQHIQRSCLQITPPPVSGTAVCPAKAGYEVGNMLGGGQPEQHGCLNGLHPGVYSGVESLAGYLTSSCTTPISLM, encoded by the exons ATGGCAGAATCACAG GAGAGCAACACCTTCAGCTTGAGCACTACAGCTGCTGACCGGAGGCACAGCACGGACGGGACCACCATGTCAGGGTCAGGATCGACTCTAGGACGAGGCTCTGTTGGCTCGGACCATTACCATCCATACCATCGAAGGCTCAGCGATGGAGCAGCTTTGACTTCAGATTGTCTCAGACAGTGCTCATCTACCTTCAGCTGTCTGCAGGACGAGTTCCACCCTGAAAGTTGTTTACACGGCTCAAATGACAAGGCACCAACATCTTGGGACCAGTACAACGGCAGCGTTCAGGTTTCTAGACTAATG AGTTCCTACACAGAACTACCAGCTGTAGGACTAGCAGAGCCTCCCTGTTTCCTGTCTCAGAGCTATCCATCCTTCACCTCATCCAGTCCACTACAACAG GTCTCATCTCAGCTGCATCCTAACAGCGATCAGTCCAATGGCACAAAGTATTCTCTGCAAAGTTACTCCAATCAGTCTCACCAAGAGAGCCCCTCACAGTCCCTCTTCCCCAAGCCCATTTACTCATACAG CATCTTGATCTTCATGGCTCTGAGGAACAGCAACACAGGAAGCCTGCCAGTCAGTGAGATCTACAGCTTCATGACTGAACACTTCCCTTATTTTAAG ACAGCTCCTGATGGATGGAAGAACTCTGTGCGTCACAACCTCTCCCTGAACAAGTGCT GTGAAGTGGAGAACAAAAATGGGAACTCATCCCGCAAAGGCTGTCTGTGGGCGCTCAATCCAGCCAAGGTGGAGAAGATGCAAGAGGAGCTGCACAAGTGGCGTCGCAAAGACCCTGTCACTGTTCGCAGGAGCATGGCAAAGCCAG AAAACCTTGACCGTCTACTGGGTGAGAGACCAGAAAAATTCAGGTCTCTGCCACCTTATACCAGTGCAGCTCTGTTATCGAGGGGGCCCCCTAACTATGGCATCAGCTCATTATCCTGCAACCCAGCCCAGCTTCAACCACCCTGTCTACCTGTTCCACAGTCACagtatgcaaatattcaaccccAGCAGACCTGCTATATGCCCCCTGGTGCTTCTCATCTTAGTAAGTCATTTACCCTGTACTCACCCTGTGGACAGCCAACAGCCACTGGAAACCTGAACTCAACTGTGGCTCCAAAGATGCCACCTGTTTACAATGGCGCCCCGCAGGCTGATTACAGCACTGTTCCTAGGAGCATGCAAGAATTTCTGCTAGAGGGAGACGCCAGTTATGACATTGACACACTTGACCCGAGTCTGACCGACCTTCAGCTGCAAG GCAACTTGTGGGAGGAGCTGAGAGAAGAAAGCCTGGTATCTGACGCCCACATTACTACCACAACCCTGTCCTCAACCTCTTCTCTGCAGGAGCAGCACATCCAGAGAAGCTGCTTACAGATCACACCTCCTCCTGTCAGTGGGACGGCTGTCTGTCCGGCTAAAGCAGGGTATGAGGTCGGAAACATGTTAGGTGGAGGACAGCCGGAGCAGCATGGTTGTTTGAACGGACTCCATCCTGGAGTGTATTCAGGGGTGGAGAGCCTGGCAGGATATCTGACTTCTTCCTGCACCACACCAATCTCCCTAATGTAA